In the genome of Pempheris klunzingeri isolate RE-2024b chromosome 3, fPemKlu1.hap1, whole genome shotgun sequence, one region contains:
- the hadh gene encoding hydroxyacyl-coenzyme A dehydrogenase, mitochondrial has product MAFISHQIRRSFSSSAVRNVVIKHVTVIGGGLMGAGIAQVAATTGHSVTLVDTNGDILKKSVKGIEGSLKRVVKKKFADKPEAGEEFIQKILQNVSISTDAGSAAQGSDLVVEAIVENLKIKQDLFSQLDKLAPQHTIFASNTSSLPISDIASSTNRLDRFGGLHFFNPVPMMKLVEVIATSATSQETFDSLLNFSKVLGKTPVSCKDTPGFIVNRLLVPYLLEAVRLHERGHGSKEDIDIAMKLGAGYPMGPFELADYVGLDTVKFIIDGWSAMEPDNPLFAPSEMLNKLVAEGKYGKKTGEGFYKHK; this is encoded by the exons ATGGCCTTCATCTCTCACCAAATCCGCAGGAGCTTCTCGTCCTCGGCAGTCAGGAATGTCGTTATTAAGCACGTAACAGTCATCGGAGGTGGACTGATGGGGGCGGGAATTGCGCAG GTTGCTGCGACAACCGGCCACTCGGTGACGCTGGTGGACACAAACGGCGACATCCTTAAAAAGTCCGTCAAGGGAATTGAAGGGAGCCTTAAAAGAGTGGTAAAGAAGAAGTTTGCTGATAAACCAGAG GCAGGTGAAGAGTTCATCCAGAAAATCCTGCAGAATGTGTCGATCTCGACGGATGCTGGATCCGCTGCTCAGGGCTCGGATCTTGTGGTGGAGGCCATTGTGGAAAATCTAAAAATCAAACAGGATCTCTTCAGCCAGCTTGACAAGCTGGCACCACA acATACCATCTTTGCCAGCAACACCTCCTCCCTGCCCATCTCCGACATCGCCAGCTCCACTAACAGACTGGATAGATTCGGCGGCCTTCACTTCTTCAATCCGGTCCCTATGATGAAGCTTGTAGAG GTCATTGCAACCTCAGCAACCAGCCAGGAGACTTTCGATTCCCTGCTGAACTTCAGCAAAGTGCTCGGAAAAACACCAGTGTCCTGCAAG GACACACCAGGCTTCATTGTAAACCGCCTACTTGTTCCTTACTTATTGGAGGCTGTCCGGTTGCATGAGAGAG gcCATGGCTCCAAAGAGGACATTGATATTGCCATGAAACTTGGCGCAGGTTATCCCATGGGGCCCTTCGAGCTCGCCGACTATGTGGGACTAGACACCGTGAAGTTCATCATTGATG GTTGGAGTGCAATGGAACCTGACAACCCACTCTTTGCCCCGTCGGAAATGCTGAACAAGTTGGTTGCGGAGGGCAAATATGGCAAAAAGACAGGAGAAGGATTCTACAAGCACAAGTAA